A stretch of the Vigna radiata var. radiata cultivar VC1973A chromosome 7, Vradiata_ver6, whole genome shotgun sequence genome encodes the following:
- the LOC111242048 gene encoding uncharacterized protein LOC111242048, translated as MTMQNMQFQQETRASIQSLTNQLGQMATQLNQAQSQNSDKLPSQTVQNPRNVSAITLRSGKQTVAPPEPASTPTPVPATCPREDDHDGPRRACEVGGSSSPDGGSSAGGPSPSSTTTAAAPSPLIDRPIPLPFPSRALPSKKSEEVDREILETFRKVEVNIPLLDAIKQIPKYAKFLKELCTHKRKMKGDERISMERNVSALIGKSVPHIPEKCKDPGKFWNYSLGLLEEHLAN; from the coding sequence atgactatgcaaaatATGCAATTTCAGCAGGAAACGAGAGCGTCTATACAAAGTCTCACTAACCAAttgggtcagatggctactcagtTGAATCAGGCACAGTCTCAAAATTCTGATAAACTACCCtcccagactgtgcagaatcctAGGAACGTGAGTGCCATCACCCTTAGGTCGGGGAAGCAGACTGTTGCGCCTCCtgagcccgcttctacaccCACACCCGTGCCTGCTACTTGTCCCAGAGAGGATGACCATGACGGTCCACGCAGGGCAtgtgaggtgggtggatcttcttctccagATGGTGGTTCTTCTGCAGGTGGaccttctccctcttccaccaccaccgctgccgCACCTTCTCCGTTGattgaccgacctatccctcttccattcccttcacgggcTCTACCTAGTAAAAAGAGTGAAGAGGTTgatagggaaattctggagaccttcaggaaagtagaggtgaacatacctctactcgatgccatcaagcagatacccaaatatgccaaatttctgaaggagttgtgcacgcataagaggaagatgaagggtgATGAGAGGATTAGCATGGAaaggaatgtatcagctctcattggtaagtcggtcccgcacattcccgagaagtgcaaggacccag